In one window of Campylobacter coli DNA:
- a CDS encoding cytochrome c → MKKLLVVSALACLGVSAFAADGATLFKKCAVCHGAKADKVYLNKVPALKSISSAERLQYMKEYSEGKRNAYGQGAIMKINLKGLTEEDFKAIEAYIETL, encoded by the coding sequence ATGAAAAAATTACTAGTAGTTTCTGCTTTAGCATGTCTTGGTGTATCAGCTTTCGCTGCAGATGGAGCTACACTTTTTAAAAAATGCGCAGTATGTCACGGTGCAAAAGCAGATAAAGTTTATCTAAACAAAGTTCCAGCATTAAAAAGCATCTCTTCAGCTGAAAGACTTCAATATATGAAAGAATACTCAGAAGGTAAAAGAAATGCCTATGGACAAGGTGCGATCATGAAAATCAACCTTAAAGGTTTAACTGAAGAAGATTTCAAAGCTATTGAAGCTTATATTGAAACTTTATAA
- the gmhA gene encoding D-sedoheptulose 7-phosphate isomerase — protein sequence MINLVEKEWQEHQKVAEASEILKGQIAKVGELLCECLKKGGKILICGNGGSAADSQHFAAELSGRYKKERKALAGIALTTDTSALSAIGNDYGFEFVFSRQVEALGSENDILIGISTSGKSPNVLEAFKKAKELNMLCLGLSGKGGGKMNELCDHNLVVPSDDTARIQEMHILIIHTLCQIVDESF from the coding sequence ATGATAAATTTAGTAGAAAAAGAATGGCAAGAGCATCAAAAAGTTGCCGAGGCAAGTGAAATTTTAAAAGGGCAAATCGCAAAAGTAGGCGAGCTTTTGTGTGAGTGTTTAAAAAAAGGTGGAAAAATTTTAATTTGTGGAAATGGTGGGAGTGCTGCGGATTCTCAACATTTTGCAGCGGAGCTTAGTGGCAGATATAAAAAAGAACGCAAAGCTTTAGCGGGCATAGCTTTGACAACAGACACTTCAGCACTTAGCGCCATAGGCAATGATTATGGATTTGAGTTTGTTTTTTCAAGACAAGTAGAAGCTTTGGGAAGTGAAAATGATATTTTAATAGGCATTTCAACCAGTGGAAAAAGTCCTAATGTCTTAGAAGCATTTAAAAAAGCTAAAGAATTAAATATGCTTTGCTTGGGGCTTAGTGGCAAAGGAGGTGGAAAGATGAATGAGCTTTGCGATCATAATCTTGTTGTGCCAAGCGATGATACAGCTAGAATTCAAGAAATGCATATCTTAATCATACATACACTTTGTCAGATAGTAGATGAGAGCTTTTGA
- the rfaD gene encoding ADP-glyceromanno-heptose 6-epimerase, producing the protein MKIAITGGAGFIGSQLALNLQDEHEILIIDKMRSYETFENGNLQSFGHFKNLLDFNGELFVGDINDEKVLRKIEDFKPEVIFHQAAISDTTVFDQTKVLQTNLNTFKDFIELSIKLHAKLVYASSASVYGDAKSPQTVGKDEEPKNPYAFSKFMMDKLAKKYYDKAHLVGLRYFNVYGKGEFYKNKTASMVVQFAHQILAGKNPRLFEGSDQIFRDFTYIKDVISANKIALESKCGVYNVGSGVARSFQDIVDILQKELHTNLTCEYIPNPYAKSYQFHTQAKLDETWDYKPKFSLEEGIKDYLEEIKRLFEKEVNA; encoded by the coding sequence ATGAAAATAGCAATCACAGGAGGCGCAGGTTTTATAGGCTCACAACTTGCCTTAAATTTACAAGATGAGCATGAAATTTTAATCATCGATAAAATGCGTAGTTATGAGACTTTTGAAAATGGAAATTTGCAAAGTTTTGGACATTTTAAAAATTTACTCGATTTTAATGGCGAACTTTTTGTGGGCGATATTAATGATGAAAAGGTTTTAAGAAAAATCGAAGATTTTAAACCCGAAGTGATTTTTCATCAAGCAGCGATTTCAGATACAACAGTTTTTGATCAAACTAAGGTTTTACAGACTAATCTTAACACTTTTAAAGATTTTATAGAGCTCAGCATAAAACTTCACGCAAAGCTTGTTTATGCTAGCTCAGCTTCTGTTTATGGTGATGCAAAAAGTCCACAAACCGTAGGTAAGGATGAAGAACCTAAAAATCCTTACGCATTTTCCAAATTTATGATGGATAAGCTAGCTAAAAAATACTACGATAAAGCCCATTTGGTAGGACTTAGATATTTTAATGTTTATGGTAAAGGTGAATTTTATAAAAACAAAACCGCTTCGATGGTGGTGCAGTTTGCTCATCAAATTTTAGCCGGAAAAAATCCGCGTTTATTTGAGGGAAGTGATCAAATTTTTAGAGATTTTACTTATATTAAAGATGTTATCAGTGCAAATAAAATCGCTCTTGAATCAAAATGCGGGGTTTATAATGTAGGAAGTGGAGTAGCAAGAAGCTTTCAAGATATAGTAGATATTTTACAAAAAGAACTTCATACAAATTTAACTTGCGAGTATATCCCTAATCCTTATGCAAAATCTTATCAATTTCATACTCAAGCAAAATTAGATGAAACTTGGGACTATAAGCCAAAATTCAGTTTAGAAGAGGGTATAAAGGATTATTTAGAAGAAATCAAAAGACTTTTTGAAAAGGAAGTAAATGCTTGA
- a CDS encoding glycosyltransferase family 2 protein has product MPQLSIIIPLFNSCDFITRALQSCINQTLRDIEILVVDDKSEDESVKIALEFAKKDERVKIFQNDENLGTFATRNLGVLKSRAEFIMFLDSDDFLALNACEVALAKMKQGFDLLCFDAFVHRVKTKQFYRFKQDEAFNQKEFFEFLGKQRHFCWSVWAKLFRKDLILKSFERINLYERLSYGEDVLFCYMNFLECDKMGVFKECIYHYEFNEKGRYENKNKEILWQNYKDKKRSNELIKKLSLKSKNDEFCKRLFEVLEKEEGDLEGRIFFKKYF; this is encoded by the coding sequence ATGCCACAACTTTCTATTATAATCCCGCTTTTTAATTCTTGTGATTTTATCACAAGAGCTTTGCAAAGCTGTATAAATCAGACTTTAAGAGATATTGAAATTTTAGTTGTTGATGATAAAAGTGAAGATGAGAGTGTAAAAATAGCCTTAGAATTTGCTAAAAAAGATGAGAGAGTAAAAATCTTTCAAAATGATGAAAATTTAGGCACTTTTGCGACTAGAAATTTAGGAGTTTTAAAATCTAGAGCTGAATTTATCATGTTTTTAGATAGTGATGATTTTTTGGCTTTAAATGCTTGTGAGGTGGCTTTAGCTAAGATGAAACAAGGCTTTGATTTGCTTTGTTTTGATGCTTTTGTACATAGAGTCAAAACCAAACAATTTTATCGCTTTAAACAAGATGAAGCTTTTAATCAAAAAGAATTTTTCGAATTTTTAGGCAAGCAAAGACATTTTTGTTGGTCGGTTTGGGCGAAGCTTTTTAGGAAAGATTTGATTTTAAAAAGCTTTGAAAGGATAAATTTATACGAGCGTTTGAGCTATGGAGAAGATGTACTTTTTTGCTATATGAATTTTTTAGAATGCGATAAAATGGGTGTTTTTAAAGAGTGCATTTATCATTATGAATTTAATGAAAAGGGTAGATATGAAAACAAAAATAAAGAAATTTTGTGGCAAAATTACAAAGACAAAAAAAGAAGCAATGAGCTTATAAAAAAGCTTTCTTTGAAATCAAAAAACGATGAATTTTGTAAAAGATTGTTTGAGGTTTTGGAGAAAGAGGAGGGTGATTTAGAAGGGAGAATATTTTTTAAAAAATATTTTTAG
- the waaF gene encoding lipopolysaccharide heptosyltransferase II: protein MKIFIHLPTWLGDAVMASSALYGVYHHFKNAEFILYGSFVSTALFKEFPNAKIIVENKKSRYKQALSLRKKLGKIDLALSFRSALSSKIILHILKAKKRYFFNKYNFKEEHQVLKYLYFIENSLDIKAHSKDLKLPFRLKFQNPIVLKNGKKILGLNPGASFGSAKRWDASYFAQVALNFSKTHEILIFGAGKAEQELCDEIFHILKEKNVRVKNLCNKTTIKMLCQNIAICDIFITNDSGPMHIAAAYKTKTIAIFGPTKFTQTSPWQNQNAKLVHLNLACMPCMQKTCPLKHHRCMKDLKPEKILEAIRNFT, encoded by the coding sequence ATGAAAATTTTTATCCATCTTCCCACTTGGCTAGGCGATGCGGTTATGGCTTCATCTGCTTTATATGGAGTTTATCATCATTTTAAAAACGCTGAATTTATCCTTTATGGATCTTTTGTATCCACAGCACTTTTTAAAGAATTTCCTAATGCTAAAATCATTGTAGAAAATAAAAAATCACGCTACAAGCAAGCCCTATCTTTGCGTAAAAAACTTGGAAAAATAGATCTAGCCCTTTCTTTTAGATCAGCCCTTTCTTCCAAGATCATTTTGCACATCCTGAAAGCAAAAAAAAGATATTTTTTTAACAAGTATAATTTCAAAGAAGAACATCAGGTTTTAAAATATCTTTATTTTATAGAAAATTCACTAGATATCAAAGCTCATTCTAAGGATTTAAAACTCCCTTTTAGATTAAAATTTCAAAATCCTATTGTTTTAAAAAATGGCAAAAAAATCCTAGGCTTAAATCCTGGAGCAAGTTTTGGAAGTGCTAAAAGATGGGATGCGAGTTATTTTGCACAAGTTGCTTTAAATTTTAGCAAAACTCATGAAATTTTGATTTTTGGAGCAGGCAAGGCAGAACAAGAGCTCTGCGATGAAATTTTTCATATATTAAAAGAAAAAAATGTCAGGGTAAAAAATCTTTGCAATAAAACCACCATCAAAATGCTTTGTCAAAATATCGCAATTTGCGATATCTTCATCACAAATGATAGCGGTCCTATGCACATAGCTGCCGCTTATAAAACAAAAACCATAGCTATCTTTGGGCCTACTAAATTTACCCAAACCTCACCTTGGCAAAATCAAAATGCAAAATTAGTACATCTAAATTTAGCTTGTATGCCTTGTATGCAAAAAACCTGTCCTTTAAAACATCATCGGTGCATGAAAGATTTAAAACCGGAAAAAATTTTAGAAGCAATCCGAAATTTTACTTAA
- a CDS encoding HAD family hydrolase yields MKRKALFLDRDGIINIDKKYVYKIQDFEFCDGIFELCRYFLAQKYLLFVATNQSGIARGYYTQEDFLKLCGFMLDEFMKENIKIDKIYHCPHLEGCECRKPKAGMLLKAKEEFDIDMDNSIFIGDNISDMQAGKNAQIGTLCLVNEEEKEGDFFRQFKNLNELLDFFKKKEDR; encoded by the coding sequence ATGAAAAGAAAAGCGTTATTTTTAGATAGAGATGGCATTATAAATATAGATAAAAAATATGTCTATAAAATTCAGGATTTTGAATTTTGTGATGGAATTTTTGAGCTTTGTAGATATTTTTTGGCACAAAAATACTTGCTTTTTGTTGCTACAAATCAATCAGGCATTGCAAGAGGGTATTATACCCAAGAAGATTTTTTGAAGCTTTGTGGTTTTATGCTTGATGAATTTATGAAAGAAAATATAAAAATTGATAAAATTTATCATTGTCCTCATTTAGAGGGTTGTGAGTGTCGCAAACCTAAAGCAGGAATGCTTTTAAAAGCTAAGGAAGAATTTGATATAGATATGGATAATTCTATTTTTATAGGGGATAATATTAGCGATATGCAAGCTGGAAAAAACGCACAAATTGGCACTTTGTGTTTGGTAAATGAAGAAGAAAAAGAAGGTGATTTTTTTAGACAATTTAAAAATTTAAATGAACTTTTAGATTTTTTCAAAAAAAAGGAAGATAGATGA
- a CDS encoding glycosyltransferase family 25 protein encodes MKAFIINLERSLDRKEYMQRQIQKLFEKNPDLKNKLEFIFFKAVDAKNKEYLDFKQHFPWWASWALGRELSDGEKACFASHYKLWQECVKIDEPIIILEDDVEFSDEFLNNGEEYIEELSKSEYEYVRFCYLFDKKFYPLNNNYLLSFEKLAGTQGYILKASAAKKFIKYAKRWIYPVDDYMDMFYKHKVLNIVKKPLLLKHDCGLESMISQAGRLFIKPRLYKKIIREIFRLYRDVSRLLYVFYIKKKLNLK; translated from the coding sequence ATGAAGGCATTTATCATTAATTTAGAGCGTTCTTTAGATAGAAAAGAGTACATGCAAAGGCAAATTCAAAAACTTTTTGAAAAGAACCCTGATCTAAAAAATAAGCTAGAATTTATTTTCTTTAAAGCCGTTGATGCTAAAAATAAAGAATATTTAGATTTTAAACAACATTTTCCTTGGTGGGCTTCTTGGGCTTTAGGTAGAGAGCTTAGCGATGGAGAAAAGGCTTGTTTTGCTAGCCATTATAAACTTTGGCAAGAATGCGTAAAAATTGATGAGCCTATAATCATCCTAGAAGATGATGTGGAATTTAGCGATGAATTTTTAAATAATGGGGAAGAATACATAGAAGAATTATCAAAGAGTGAGTATGAATATGTAAGATTTTGTTATTTGTTTGATAAGAAATTTTATCCTTTAAACAACAACTATCTTTTAAGTTTTGAAAAACTTGCAGGAACTCAAGGTTATATATTGAAAGCAAGTGCTGCAAAGAAATTTATAAAATACGCTAAGCGGTGGATTTATCCTGTGGATGATTATATGGATATGTTTTATAAACATAAGGTATTAAATATTGTGAAAAAACCTTTATTGTTAAAGCATGATTGTGGATTGGAAAGTATGATTTCTCAAGCTGGACGTCTTTTTATCAAGCCTAGGCTTTATAAAAAAATTATTAGAGAAATTTTTAGACTTTATAGAGATGTTTCAAGATTGCTCTATGTTTTTTATATTAAGAAAAAATTAAATCTTAAGTAA
- a CDS encoding cbb3-type cytochrome oxidase assembly protein: MNSVIMMMIGVSILGFFIILATLLWGIRTKQFDDDYKFTTLNDDEDALRDAIELEKRKKEALKKRK; the protein is encoded by the coding sequence ATGAATAGTGTAATCATGATGATGATAGGGGTTTCAATACTGGGTTTTTTTATTATACTGGCTACTTTGCTTTGGGGGATAAGGACTAAACAATTTGATGATGATTATAAATTTACTACTTTAAATGATGATGAAGATGCTTTGCGTGATGCTATAGAATTAGAAAAAAGAAAAAAGGAAGCTTTAAAAAAGAGAAAATAA
- a CDS encoding glycosyltransferase family 2 protein — MYNPLISIIIPTYNVEKYIARALDSCINQTFKDIEIIVVDDCGNDKSIEIAKEYAIKDNRIKIIHNEENLKLLRARYEGVKVAKAPYILFLDSDDYLELDACEECVKILDENTEMICFNAYIINNAKIPIENYFTDTYSIEKFFPYLIKKDNFAWNAWGKLFKKDKLLKAFKELNLNNDKITMAEDALIFSSYIKDIKNVKTFERCLYNYNCENVNSATSQKNINQIKNHIKDLEYCIQKISTYSYDNAYCYLFCQYIINCLQLHKYDLYYKNIAKNFIYKFILRIYRKKLKSKKNILIKKAKYILEGKQCTI, encoded by the coding sequence ATGTATAATCCTTTAATTTCTATTATTATACCAACTTATAATGTGGAAAAGTATATTGCTAGAGCACTAGATAGCTGCATAAATCAAACTTTTAAAGATATAGAAATAATTGTAGTAGATGATTGTGGCAATGATAAAAGTATAGAAATAGCTAAAGAATACGCTATTAAAGATAATAGAATTAAGATTATTCATAATGAGGAAAATTTGAAGCTTTTAAGAGCGAGATATGAGGGCGTAAAAGTAGCAAAAGCGCCCTACATCTTATTTTTGGATTCTGATGATTATTTAGAACTTGATGCGTGTGAGGAATGCGTTAAAATTTTAGACGAGAATACCGAAATGATTTGCTTTAATGCATATATTATAAATAATGCAAAAATTCCCATTGAAAATTACTTCACCGATACCTACTCAATAGAAAAATTTTTTCCATATCTTATTAAAAAAGATAATTTTGCGTGGAATGCTTGGGGCAAATTATTTAAAAAAGATAAATTATTAAAAGCCTTTAAAGAACTTAATTTAAATAATGATAAAATTACAATGGCTGAAGACGCATTAATTTTTTCAAGTTATATAAAAGATATAAAAAATGTAAAAACCTTTGAGAGATGTTTATATAATTATAATTGTGAAAATGTTAATTCGGCTACGAGTCAAAAAAACATTAATCAGATAAAAAATCATATAAAAGATTTGGAATATTGCATTCAAAAAATTTCTACCTATAGTTATGATAATGCTTACTGTTATTTATTTTGTCAATACATCATCAATTGCCTTCAACTTCATAAATATGATTTATACTATAAAAATATAGCTAAGAATTTTATTTATAAATTTATTTTAAGAATATATAGAAAAAAATTAAAATCTAAAAAAAACATTTTAATTAAGAAGGCTAAGTATATCTTAGAAGGAAAACAATGTACCATATAA
- a CDS encoding heavy metal translocating P-type ATPase metal-binding domain-containing protein, with amino-acid sequence MIMKCEHCRLDYQKSQMIEAKGKFFCCRGCLSVWEILHESGLDEFYERLGNNALKPVSLEFSNKNYDEFITKTKEGFSEIYLMIHGIECSACVWLNERVLTKQEGILELDINHLSHKARIVFDEQSVSLAQILNLIESIGYKASAYDPSKNSKKADLIKREFYSKLIVAIACVMNIMWIAVAKYAGFFSGMDRDIKDILNFAEFILCSPVLFYTGSNFYKSAFKALKMRSLNMDSLVISGASLAYGYSLWAMFFRVGEVYFDSVAMIICFVFIGKYLEMFSKKRALDTVDGLNDFLQNEVLVFNGKDFEPKDVQKVNIGDRILLKSGDKILIDGICKKGEASIDTSSLSGENEPCFVGVGGIVNSACIVLDGSIEYEASKLYKDSKLNQIIRLLEFASTKKARLESLVSQISAYFSRTILTLALLCFFFWLFYHKESVEISLVHAISVLIIACPCALALATPVSNLIALGQALKRAILFKDSSVVEKLSKCDIAVFDKTGVLTQTQLKIAEVFLDEKLNLDEFYSFVSLSNHPIAKSVAQFLQDKNAKLLNLDFKGLSNIQAKGIKAYLDNALFLGGSSKFLEDNGIKCKKEFNNSHFIFARDNEILAYFEFSSVLREGAKELISYLKQAKIDTMILSGDNEKAVEKIAKELGISSFYASCLPQDKMQAIENLSHKKKVLFVGDGVNDALALKYAAVAISLREGSDLAIENSDILLLKNDLLSLKYAIKLSKDTYKIIKQNLILSLAYNAFTIPLAFLGLINPLIAALSMSFSSIMVILNALRIKNE; translated from the coding sequence ATGATTATGAAATGTGAACATTGTAGATTAGATTATCAAAAATCTCAAATGATAGAAGCTAAGGGTAAATTTTTTTGTTGTAGGGGCTGTTTGAGCGTTTGGGAAATTTTACATGAAAGTGGCTTAGATGAATTTTACGAAAGATTGGGCAATAATGCACTAAAGCCAGTTAGCTTGGAATTTTCTAACAAAAATTATGATGAGTTTATCACCAAAACCAAAGAGGGTTTTAGTGAAATTTATCTCATGATACACGGCATAGAATGCTCTGCTTGTGTTTGGCTTAATGAGAGAGTTTTAACTAAACAAGAAGGAATTTTGGAGTTAGATATCAATCACCTTTCGCATAAAGCACGCATTGTTTTTGATGAGCAAAGTGTTTCTTTGGCGCAAATTTTAAATCTTATTGAAAGCATAGGATATAAAGCCAGTGCTTATGATCCGTCTAAAAATTCCAAAAAGGCGGATTTGATCAAGCGCGAATTTTATTCTAAACTCATAGTTGCCATTGCTTGTGTGATGAATATCATGTGGATAGCAGTAGCAAAATATGCGGGATTTTTTAGCGGTATGGATAGGGATATTAAAGATATTTTAAATTTTGCTGAATTTATCCTTTGCTCTCCTGTGCTTTTTTATACGGGTTCGAATTTTTATAAAAGCGCTTTTAAAGCCCTAAAAATGCGTAGTTTAAATATGGATAGCTTGGTTATAAGCGGAGCAAGCTTGGCTTATGGATACTCTTTATGGGCGATGTTTTTTAGAGTGGGTGAGGTGTATTTTGATTCTGTGGCTATGATTATTTGTTTTGTTTTTATAGGCAAGTATCTTGAAATGTTTAGTAAAAAACGCGCTTTGGATACAGTAGATGGCTTAAATGATTTTTTACAAAATGAAGTTTTGGTTTTTAATGGCAAAGATTTTGAGCCTAAAGATGTTCAAAAGGTCAATATCGGAGATAGAATTTTACTTAAAAGCGGGGATAAAATTCTCATAGATGGAATTTGTAAAAAGGGTGAAGCAAGTATCGACACTTCTTCTTTAAGTGGTGAAAATGAGCCTTGTTTTGTAGGTGTAGGTGGCATTGTAAATTCAGCTTGTATTGTGCTAGATGGAAGTATAGAATACGAAGCAAGCAAGCTTTATAAGGATTCTAAATTAAATCAAATCATAAGACTTTTGGAATTTGCTAGTACTAAAAAAGCTAGGCTTGAAAGCTTGGTTTCTCAAATTTCTGCTTATTTTTCTCGCACCATTTTAACTCTTGCCTTGCTTTGTTTTTTCTTTTGGCTGTTTTATCATAAAGAAAGTGTTGAAATTTCACTTGTTCATGCAATTTCTGTTTTAATCATCGCTTGTCCTTGTGCTCTAGCTTTAGCTACTCCAGTAAGCAATCTTATCGCTTTAGGTCAGGCTTTAAAAAGAGCGATTTTATTTAAGGATTCTAGTGTGGTTGAAAAACTTTCAAAATGCGATATAGCGGTATTTGATAAAACAGGAGTCCTTACTCAAACCCAATTAAAAATAGCTGAAGTTTTTTTAGATGAAAAACTAAATTTAGATGAGTTTTATAGCTTTGTATCGCTTTCAAATCATCCTATCGCTAAAAGTGTAGCGCAGTTTTTACAAGATAAAAACGCAAAGCTTTTAAATTTGGATTTTAAGGGTTTGAGCAATATCCAAGCAAAGGGCATCAAGGCTTATCTTGATAATGCTTTATTTTTGGGCGGAAGTTCGAAATTTTTAGAAGATAATGGGATAAAATGCAAAAAAGAATTTAATAATTCTCATTTTATCTTTGCGCGCGATAATGAAATTCTTGCTTATTTTGAATTTTCAAGCGTGCTAAGAGAGGGCGCTAAAGAGCTTATATCTTATCTTAAGCAAGCTAAGATTGATACGATGATTTTAAGTGGAGATAATGAAAAAGCGGTTGAAAAAATTGCTAAAGAATTAGGAATTTCTTCTTTTTATGCATCTTGCTTGCCTCAAGATAAAATGCAAGCAATTGAAAATTTAAGCCATAAGAAAAAAGTTTTATTTGTGGGCGATGGAGTCAATGATGCCTTGGCTTTAAAATATGCTGCTGTGGCAATATCTTTGCGCGAGGGGAGTGATTTGGCGATTGAAAATAGCGATATTTTGCTTTTGAAAAATGATTTGCTTTCTTTAAAATATGCCATTAAGCTTTCTAAGGATACTTATAAAATTATCAAGCAAAATTTAATTCTTTCTTTAGCTTACAATGCTTTTACCATACCTTTGGCATTTTTAGGTTTAATTAATCCTTTAATCGCAGCACTTTCTATGTCTTTTAGTAGTATAATGGTGATTTTAAACGCTTTGAGGATAAAAAATGAATAG
- the rfaE1 gene encoding D-glycero-beta-D-manno-heptose-7-phosphate kinase — protein MLEFLSEQNPKILIIGDFMVDNYTWCDCSRISPEAPVLVAKTLKEDKRLGGAANVYANLKSLGADVFALGVVGDDESGKFLKENLKGEFLIQKGRKTPFKNRIMAHNQQVLRLDEEDTSAILLEDELVELFNKRISNFKAVVLSDYAKGVLTPKVCKAFIQKANELNIPILIDPKGNDFSKYSGATLLTPNKKEALEALKFENLEGENLEKGIKKLKEDFSLRYSIITLSEAGIALFDENLRIAPARALEVYDVTGAGDSVIAVLAFCLASGVEIFKACEIANEAAAIVVSKIGSVSVSFDEMKSFKRVGFEKKIKTKEELLKILEQGDKKIVFTNGCFDIVHFGHIKYLEKAKRLGDILIVGLNSDKSVKRLKGEDRPVNSEFQRACMLAAFYFVDFVVIFDEDTPLELISFLKPDILVKGADYKDKLVVGSNLVSRVELIDFEEGFSTSKIIEKIKDKK, from the coding sequence ATGCTTGAATTTTTAAGTGAGCAAAATCCAAAAATTCTTATTATAGGGGATTTTATGGTGGATAATTACACTTGGTGTGATTGTTCGCGTATAAGCCCTGAAGCTCCTGTTTTAGTAGCAAAAACATTAAAAGAAGATAAAAGACTAGGTGGAGCGGCAAATGTTTATGCAAATTTAAAAAGTCTAGGAGCAGATGTTTTTGCACTTGGTGTCGTGGGTGATGATGAGAGTGGGAAATTTCTAAAAGAAAATTTAAAAGGGGAATTTTTAATCCAAAAAGGACGCAAAACCCCTTTTAAAAATCGTATTATGGCGCACAATCAGCAAGTTTTAAGACTTGATGAAGAGGATACGAGTGCGATTTTACTAGAAGATGAGCTTGTAGAATTGTTTAATAAAAGAATTAGCAATTTCAAAGCTGTGGTTTTAAGCGATTATGCAAAAGGAGTTTTAACACCTAAAGTCTGCAAAGCTTTTATCCAAAAAGCAAATGAACTAAATATACCTATCTTAATCGATCCTAAAGGAAATGATTTTAGCAAATACAGCGGTGCAACACTTTTAACACCCAATAAAAAAGAAGCTCTAGAAGCTTTGAAATTTGAGAATTTAGAGGGTGAAAATTTAGAAAAAGGTATTAAAAAATTAAAAGAAGATTTTAGTTTGCGTTATTCTATCATCACGCTTTCAGAAGCAGGGATTGCTCTTTTTGATGAGAATTTGCGCATAGCTCCTGCTAGGGCTTTAGAAGTTTATGATGTAACCGGAGCAGGTGATAGCGTCATCGCTGTTTTGGCTTTTTGTTTGGCTAGCGGAGTGGAAATTTTTAAAGCTTGTGAGATCGCAAATGAAGCAGCGGCTATCGTAGTGAGTAAAATAGGCAGCGTGAGTGTGAGCTTTGATGAGATGAAAAGCTTTAAACGCGTAGGTTTTGAAAAAAAGATCAAGACTAAAGAAGAGCTTTTAAAGATTTTAGAGCAAGGTGATAAAAAGATCGTTTTTACAAATGGTTGTTTTGATATCGTGCATTTTGGACATATAAAATATCTTGAAAAAGCAAAAAGATTGGGCGATATTTTAATCGTGGGCTTAAACTCTGATAAAAGCGTAAAAAGGCTCAAGGGCGAAGATCGTCCTGTAAATTCAGAATTTCAAAGAGCTTGCATGCTTGCGGCTTTTTATTTTGTGGATTTTGTAGTGATTTTTGATGAGGATACACCTTTAGAGCTTATAAGCTTTTTAAAGCCTGATATTTTAGTAAAAGGAGCTGATTATAAAGACAAGCTTGTAGTGGGTTCAAATTTGGTTTCAAGAGTTGAATTGATCGATTTTGAAGAGGGTTTTAGTACAAGTAAGATTATAGAAAAAATCAAGGATAAAAAATGA